A DNA window from Ornithinimicrobium humiphilum contains the following coding sequences:
- the pcrA gene encoding DNA helicase PcrA, whose protein sequence is MSSLFDHLSFDLPMPSMTAAQASGHPDEAVDERGVPAWALAEGQEPPARGSGRAAGSRGPDVAELLAGLNGPQREAVVHEGSPLLIVAGAGSGKTRVLTHRIAYLLAERHVHPGQILAITFTNKAAAEMRERVAALVGPRAAAMWVSTFHSACVRILRREAQTAGLRSSFSIYDAADSQRLMGMVIRDLDLDPKRYPARAFLAKVSAAKNELVDEETFAARVGSNAYEQKVAEAYTLYQRRLRAANALDFDDIISTTVHLLQAFPDVREHYRRRFRHVMVDEYQDTNHAQYVLVRELVGHEGDIVDGGDRALPPAELCVVGDADQSIYAFRGATIRNIVEFEEDYPDARTILLEQNYRSTATILRAANAVIARNPRRRDKNLWTDAGEGPAIIGYVADSEHDEASFVARRIDQLADERGVRPGDVAVFYRTNAQSRALEEVLVRTGLPYKVVGGTRFYERREVKDALAYLRVLANPADDVNLRRILNTPKRGIGDRAVGAVTALAERERIPFVAALGRAADAPAIASRSVAAISGFTALLEELGALAADDETGVGDLLEAILDRTGYLAELRASSDPQDETRVENLAELVAVAREFDENYPEGGLVDFLEQVSLVADADEIPEGDDASGVVTLMTLHTAKGLEFPVVFLTGLEDGTFPHQRSLDDPEELEEERRLAYVGITRAREQLHLSRAASRAAFGAPQYYPPSRFLDEIPDELVTWERTDADRSSFGGRRSAAEGLGWGGGYGGRGRGGATGGRPEVVRLDPRGSAPRRQRSEAEDAELEALSAGDRVSHDSFGLGTVVRVEGTGKHTMAHVDFGEAGVKRLLVRVAPLVKL, encoded by the coding sequence ATGAGCAGCCTCTTCGACCACCTCTCCTTCGACCTCCCGATGCCCTCGATGACGGCTGCCCAGGCCAGCGGTCACCCCGACGAGGCGGTCGACGAGCGGGGCGTGCCCGCCTGGGCGCTGGCCGAGGGGCAGGAGCCGCCGGCGCGGGGGAGCGGGCGCGCCGCCGGGTCCCGCGGCCCCGACGTGGCCGAGCTGCTCGCCGGGCTCAACGGGCCCCAGCGCGAGGCGGTCGTCCACGAGGGCAGCCCGCTGCTCATCGTCGCGGGAGCCGGCTCGGGCAAGACGCGGGTGCTCACGCACCGCATCGCCTACCTGCTGGCCGAGCGCCACGTGCACCCCGGGCAGATCCTGGCGATCACCTTCACCAACAAGGCCGCGGCCGAGATGCGCGAGCGCGTCGCGGCGCTCGTCGGGCCGCGCGCCGCGGCGATGTGGGTGTCCACCTTCCACTCCGCCTGCGTGCGGATCCTGCGCCGCGAGGCGCAGACGGCCGGGCTGCGCTCGTCGTTCTCCATCTACGACGCCGCCGACAGCCAGCGCCTCATGGGCATGGTGATCCGGGACCTCGACCTGGACCCGAAGCGCTATCCGGCGCGGGCCTTCCTGGCCAAGGTGTCGGCGGCCAAGAACGAGCTCGTCGACGAGGAGACCTTCGCCGCCCGCGTCGGCAGCAACGCCTACGAGCAGAAGGTCGCCGAGGCCTACACGCTCTACCAGCGCCGGCTGCGCGCCGCCAACGCCCTCGACTTCGACGACATCATCTCCACGACCGTCCACCTGCTCCAGGCGTTCCCGGACGTGCGCGAGCACTACCGCCGACGGTTCCGGCACGTCATGGTCGACGAGTACCAGGACACCAACCACGCCCAGTACGTCCTCGTCCGCGAGCTCGTCGGGCACGAGGGCGACATCGTCGACGGCGGCGACCGCGCGCTCCCGCCGGCCGAGCTCTGCGTCGTCGGCGACGCCGACCAGTCGATCTACGCCTTCCGGGGCGCGACGATCCGCAACATCGTGGAGTTCGAGGAGGACTACCCCGACGCGCGGACCATCCTGCTGGAGCAGAACTACCGCAGCACCGCCACGATCCTGCGCGCCGCCAACGCCGTCATCGCCCGCAACCCCCGGCGCCGCGACAAGAACCTGTGGACCGACGCGGGGGAGGGGCCCGCGATCATCGGCTACGTGGCCGACAGCGAGCACGACGAGGCCTCCTTCGTCGCCCGGCGCATCGACCAGCTCGCCGACGAGCGCGGCGTGCGCCCCGGCGACGTGGCGGTCTTCTACCGCACCAACGCCCAGTCCCGGGCGCTGGAGGAGGTGCTGGTCCGCACCGGGCTGCCCTACAAGGTGGTCGGCGGCACCCGCTTCTACGAGCGCCGCGAGGTCAAGGACGCCCTGGCCTACCTGCGCGTGCTGGCCAACCCGGCCGACGACGTCAACCTGCGGCGCATCCTCAACACCCCCAAGCGCGGCATCGGCGACCGGGCGGTGGGTGCGGTGACCGCGCTCGCCGAGCGCGAGCGCATCCCGTTCGTCGCGGCGCTCGGCCGGGCCGCGGACGCCCCCGCCATCGCCAGCCGGTCGGTGGCCGCGATCTCGGGCTTCACCGCTCTGCTGGAGGAGCTGGGGGCCCTGGCCGCCGACGACGAGACCGGCGTCGGAGACCTGCTCGAGGCCATCCTCGACCGCACCGGCTACCTCGCCGAGCTGCGGGCCAGCTCCGACCCCCAGGACGAGACCCGGGTGGAGAACCTCGCCGAGCTCGTGGCCGTGGCGCGCGAGTTCGACGAGAACTACCCCGAGGGCGGCCTCGTCGACTTCCTCGAGCAGGTCTCGCTGGTCGCCGACGCCGACGAGATCCCGGAGGGCGACGACGCCAGCGGGGTGGTCACCCTCATGACCCTCCACACCGCCAAGGGCCTGGAGTTCCCGGTCGTCTTCCTCACCGGGCTGGAGGACGGCACCTTTCCGCACCAGCGCAGCCTCGACGACCCCGAGGAGCTGGAGGAGGAGCGCCGGCTGGCCTACGTCGGCATCACCCGTGCCCGGGAGCAGCTCCACCTCTCTCGCGCGGCCAGCCGCGCCGCCTTCGGCGCCCCGCAGTACTACCCGCCCTCGCGCTTCCTCGACGAGATCCCCGACGAGCTGGTCACCTGGGAGCGCACCGATGCCGACCGGTCCAGCTTCGGCGGGCGCCGCTCGGCGGCGGAGGGCCTGGGCTGGGGCGGCGGCTACGGCGGCCGGGGTCGTGGCGGAGCCACCGGCGGGCGCCCCGAGGTGGTGCGCCTCGACCCGCGGGGCAGCGCGCCCCG
- a CDS encoding lysylphosphatidylglycerol synthase transmembrane domain-containing protein, with the protein MSETAPALPRIGLREVLQSVVGLVLVALLIAYGLPYLLDTSWAAIGAQLGRVRPGTALLMAALLVAGLFCYTWVVLGSLPGVGHVQALKINAVSATIANLIPLGAAVGVAVSWMMLRTWGFSKSAISSSFLVTAVWNVLARVLLPVVGCLVLVAGPIDAPRVVITGAALAGAIGTAVVVVCVVMIASDRVAAVVARVLHAVLSPFSRRIREGRRLEALVADQRARAESVVRTGWLPMTLGMLGQFVLLFGLYWVAARVVGLDLPVAELICAYTFRQFLTVLAVTPGGLGVTEVGTAGLLVLFGADGGAASATALLYAIYAHLVVVPFGLAALTAWWTGTGRRAVAEGRLT; encoded by the coding sequence GTGAGCGAGACCGCACCCGCCCTCCCCCGGATCGGCCTCCGGGAGGTGCTGCAGTCGGTGGTGGGGCTGGTCCTCGTCGCGCTGCTCATCGCCTACGGCCTCCCCTACCTGCTCGACACCTCCTGGGCGGCGATCGGGGCGCAGCTGGGGCGCGTGCGCCCCGGCACCGCGCTGCTCATGGCGGCCCTGCTCGTCGCCGGCCTGTTCTGCTACACCTGGGTCGTCCTCGGCTCGCTGCCCGGGGTGGGGCACGTGCAGGCCCTCAAGATCAACGCGGTGTCGGCGACGATCGCCAACCTGATCCCGCTGGGTGCCGCCGTGGGGGTGGCGGTCTCGTGGATGATGCTGCGTACCTGGGGCTTCTCCAAGTCCGCGATCTCCAGCTCCTTCCTCGTCACCGCGGTCTGGAACGTCCTGGCGCGCGTCCTCCTCCCGGTCGTCGGCTGTCTGGTGCTCGTCGCCGGACCGATCGACGCCCCCCGCGTGGTCATCACGGGCGCCGCGCTGGCCGGGGCGATCGGCACCGCGGTGGTGGTCGTCTGCGTGGTCATGATCGCCTCCGACCGGGTGGCCGCGGTGGTCGCGCGGGTGCTCCACGCGGTGCTCTCGCCGTTCAGCCGCAGGATCCGCGAAGGACGTCGCCTGGAGGCGCTCGTGGCCGACCAGCGCGCCCGGGCGGAGTCGGTCGTGCGCACCGGCTGGCTGCCGATGACGCTGGGCATGCTCGGGCAGTTCGTCCTCCTCTTCGGCCTCTACTGGGTGGCCGCTCGGGTCGTCGGCCTCGACCTGCCGGTGGCCGAGCTCATCTGCGCCTACACCTTCCGCCAGTTCCTCACCGTCCTCGCCGTCACCCCGGGCGGGCTGGGCGTGACCGAGGTCGGCACCGCCGGCCTGCTGGTGCTCTTCGGGGCCGACGGCGGTGCCGCGTCCGCGACCGCCCTGCTCTACGCGATCTACGCCCACCTCGTCGTGGTGCCCTTCGGGCTGGCCGCCCTCACCGCCTGGTGGACGGGCACCGGCCGGCGCGCCGTCGCGGAGGGCCGCCTGACCTGA
- a CDS encoding type 1 glutamine amidotransferase encodes MSSDQQLPGDVAALAEVPADKGEVHLVHLYPREMSIYGDLGNTRCLAARLRWHGYSPVVHDHHPGSPWPDQVHLVLGGGGQDSGQARVQEDLARIADRLRELAADGVPMLMICGMYQLFGEAFVTVEGARLPGLGILDVTTRGNEKRMIGPVVLDTDFGPVVGYENHSGSTVLGEGQQPFGRVRQGHGNNGSDGTEGARTHNVVGSYLHGPVLPANPWLADGLLEIAARRATGTWAPADVDDTVAREAHERQVRRLLG; translated from the coding sequence ATGAGCTCCGACCAGCAGCTGCCCGGCGACGTCGCCGCCCTGGCCGAGGTCCCGGCCGACAAGGGCGAGGTGCACCTCGTCCACCTCTACCCGCGCGAGATGAGCATCTACGGCGATCTCGGCAACACCCGCTGCCTGGCCGCCCGGCTGCGCTGGCACGGCTACTCGCCCGTCGTCCACGACCACCACCCCGGCTCGCCCTGGCCCGACCAGGTGCACCTCGTGCTCGGCGGTGGCGGGCAGGACAGCGGCCAGGCCCGGGTCCAGGAGGACCTGGCCCGGATCGCCGACCGGCTCCGCGAGCTGGCGGCCGACGGTGTCCCGATGCTCATGATCTGCGGCATGTACCAGCTCTTCGGCGAGGCCTTCGTCACGGTCGAGGGCGCCAGGCTGCCCGGCCTGGGCATCCTCGACGTCACCACCCGCGGCAACGAGAAGCGGATGATCGGCCCGGTCGTCCTCGACACCGACTTCGGCCCGGTCGTGGGCTACGAGAACCACTCGGGCTCCACCGTGCTCGGCGAGGGCCAGCAGCCCTTCGGCCGCGTCCGGCAGGGCCACGGCAACAACGGCTCCGACGGCACCGAGGGCGCCCGCACGCACAACGTGGTCGGGTCCTACCTCCACGGTCCGGTCCTGCCCGCCAACCCGTGGCTGGCCGACGGGCTGCTCGAGATCGCCGCCCGCCGGGCCACCGGCACGTGGGCGCCTGCGGACGTCGACGACACCGTCGCCCGCGAGGCGCACGAGCGTCAGGTCCGGCGCCTGCTGGGCTGA
- a CDS encoding DUF1727 domain-containing protein: MPLRTTAALAAGRLARLATRLRGGGSALPGLVTEKVDPAVLRHTLGSLPEGVVVVSGTNGKTTTTKMLVAVLRAHGLRVFTNPTGSNFTRGVISSMLGEISLRGRLDADIAVVELDEAHAIHFADQVLPTHALLLNVARDQLDRFAEIDHTARLLTTLGERTTAGVVLNVDDSFISRVRDVLGEGVRVGWFGVDPSIADRLPELQEADVRFEDPADRPQLGATDGLLLPSEDGRSLTVRFGDGRDVGPLTLRQRGLAAMINATAATTTARQLLDDRFDPRVAAEALESVNPPFGRGEVIDVDGAPLELVLVKNPAGFTVALGTYGGEPAATMIAINDNYADGRDVSWLYDVSFEPLRERGVALTSGVRAWDMALRLRYDGVDVGAVETDLDAALDRFLREHEGEPTRIFCTYTAMMHLRRRLADRFGLARFGEDPA, encoded by the coding sequence ATGCCGCTGCGCACCACCGCCGCGCTCGCCGCGGGCCGGCTCGCCCGGCTCGCCACGCGTCTGCGCGGCGGTGGCTCGGCGCTGCCCGGCCTGGTGACCGAGAAGGTCGACCCGGCCGTGCTGCGCCATACCCTCGGGTCGTTGCCGGAGGGCGTGGTCGTGGTGTCCGGCACCAACGGCAAGACGACGACCACCAAGATGCTCGTGGCCGTGCTGCGGGCGCACGGGCTGCGGGTCTTCACCAACCCGACGGGCTCCAACTTCACCCGCGGGGTGATCTCCTCGATGCTCGGCGAGATCTCGCTGCGCGGGCGGCTGGACGCCGACATCGCGGTGGTGGAGCTGGACGAGGCGCACGCGATCCACTTCGCCGACCAGGTGCTGCCCACCCACGCGCTGCTGCTCAACGTGGCCCGCGACCAGCTCGACCGGTTCGCCGAGATCGACCACACGGCGCGGCTGCTCACGACGCTGGGGGAGCGCACCACCGCCGGCGTCGTGCTCAACGTCGACGACTCCTTCATCTCGCGCGTCCGGGACGTGCTGGGCGAGGGCGTGCGGGTCGGCTGGTTCGGGGTCGACCCGAGCATCGCCGATCGCCTGCCCGAGCTGCAGGAGGCCGACGTCCGCTTCGAGGACCCCGCCGACCGGCCCCAGCTGGGCGCCACCGACGGCCTGCTCCTGCCGTCGGAGGACGGCCGCAGCCTGACGGTCCGCTTCGGCGACGGCCGCGACGTCGGGCCGCTGACGCTGCGCCAGCGCGGCCTGGCCGCGATGATCAACGCCACCGCCGCGACGACCACCGCCCGCCAGCTGCTGGACGACCGGTTCGACCCGCGGGTGGCGGCCGAGGCCCTGGAGTCGGTCAACCCGCCCTTCGGGCGCGGCGAGGTCATCGACGTCGACGGCGCCCCGCTCGAGCTCGTCCTCGTCAAGAACCCCGCAGGGTTCACCGTGGCGCTGGGCACCTACGGCGGCGAGCCCGCGGCGACCATGATCGCGATCAACGACAACTACGCCGACGGCCGCGACGTCTCCTGGCTCTACGACGTCTCCTTCGAGCCGCTGCGCGAGCGCGGGGTGGCGCTGACCTCCGGGGTCCGGGCGTGGGACATGGCCCTCCGGCTGCGCTACGACGGCGTCGACGTCGGGGCCGTCGAGACCGACCTCGACGCCGCGCTCGACCGCTTCCTGCGCGAGCACGAGGGGGAGCCCACCAGGATCTTCTGCACCTACACCGCGATGATGCACCTGCGCCGGCGCCTGGCCGACCGCTTCGGGCTGGCCCGTTTCGGGGAGGACCCCGCATGA
- the guaA gene encoding glutamine-hydrolyzing GMP synthase, with translation MTQPLDSRPVLVVDFGAQYAQLIARRVREANVYSEIVPHTTPPEEILAKDPAAIILSGGPSSVYAEDAPGLDAAVVTSGVPVFGICYGFQAMSQVLGGQVARTGQREYGETRANISSESSTLFADQPGEQVVWMSHGDAVHAAPAGTKVTASTPGAPVAAFEDDERRLYGVQWHPEVLHTTHGQQVLTNFLRRGAGIDPTWTSGNVVDQLVEEIRETVGEDRVICGLSGGVDSSVAAALVQRAVGDQLTCVFVDHGLLREGEAEQVEKDFVAATGVDLVVVDARERFLSALAGVTDPEQKRKIIGREFIRVFEQAARDVVRAHGGADAEASGDHPVKWLVQGTLYPDVVESGGGAGTANIKSHHNVGGLPDDLQFKLIEPLRTLFKDEVRQVGIELGVPEAIVWRQPFPGPGLGIRIVGEVTADRLAILRRADAIAREELTRAGLDRDIWQCPVVLLADVRSVGVQGDGRTYGHPIVLRPVSSEDAMTADWTRVPYEILARISSRITNEVEDVNRVVLDVTSKPPGTIEWE, from the coding sequence GTGACCCAGCCGCTCGACTCCCGTCCCGTCCTCGTCGTCGACTTCGGCGCGCAGTACGCCCAGCTCATCGCGCGCCGCGTCCGCGAGGCCAACGTCTACAGCGAGATCGTCCCCCACACCACCCCGCCCGAGGAGATCCTCGCCAAGGACCCCGCCGCGATCATCCTCTCCGGAGGGCCTTCCTCGGTCTACGCCGAGGACGCGCCCGGCCTGGACGCCGCGGTCGTCACCTCCGGCGTGCCGGTCTTCGGGATCTGCTACGGCTTCCAGGCCATGTCGCAGGTGCTGGGCGGGCAGGTCGCCCGCACCGGTCAGCGCGAGTACGGCGAGACCCGGGCCAACATCTCCAGCGAGAGCAGCACCCTCTTCGCCGACCAGCCGGGCGAGCAGGTGGTCTGGATGTCGCACGGCGACGCCGTGCACGCCGCCCCCGCCGGCACGAAGGTGACCGCCTCCACCCCGGGCGCCCCGGTCGCCGCCTTCGAGGACGACGAGCGTCGCCTCTACGGCGTGCAGTGGCACCCCGAGGTGCTGCACACGACCCACGGCCAGCAGGTCCTGACCAACTTCCTGCGCCGCGGCGCCGGCATCGACCCGACGTGGACCAGCGGCAACGTCGTCGACCAGCTCGTCGAGGAGATCCGCGAGACCGTCGGCGAGGACCGGGTCATCTGCGGGCTCTCCGGCGGCGTCGACTCCTCGGTCGCGGCGGCCCTGGTGCAGCGCGCCGTCGGTGACCAGCTCACCTGCGTGTTCGTCGACCACGGGCTGCTCCGCGAGGGCGAGGCCGAGCAGGTCGAGAAGGACTTCGTCGCCGCCACCGGGGTCGACCTCGTCGTCGTCGACGCGCGCGAGCGCTTCCTCTCGGCGCTCGCCGGGGTCACCGACCCCGAGCAGAAGCGCAAGATCATCGGCCGGGAGTTCATCCGCGTCTTCGAGCAGGCCGCCCGCGACGTGGTCCGCGCCCACGGGGGAGCGGACGCCGAGGCCTCCGGCGACCACCCGGTCAAGTGGCTCGTCCAGGGCACCCTCTACCCCGACGTGGTGGAGTCCGGCGGCGGTGCCGGCACGGCCAACATCAAGAGCCACCACAACGTCGGCGGCCTGCCCGACGACCTGCAGTTCAAGCTCATCGAGCCGCTGCGCACCCTTTTCAAGGACGAGGTGCGCCAGGTCGGCATCGAGCTCGGCGTGCCCGAGGCGATCGTCTGGCGCCAGCCCTTCCCGGGCCCGGGCCTGGGCATCCGGATCGTCGGCGAGGTGACCGCCGATCGACTGGCGATCCTGCGCCGCGCCGACGCGATCGCCCGCGAGGAGCTGACCCGCGCCGGCCTCGACCGCGACATCTGGCAGTGCCCGGTGGTGCTGCTCGCGGACGTCCGCTCGGTGGGCGTGCAGGGCGACGGCCGCACCTACGGCCACCCCATCGTGCTGCGCCCGGTCTCCAGCGAGGACGCCATGACGGCCGACTGGACCCGCGTGCCCTACGAGATCCTGGCGCGCATCTCCTCGCGCATCACCAACGAGGTCGAGGACGTCAACCGCGTCGTGCTCGACGTGACGAGCAAGCCGCCGGGCACGATCGAGTGGGAGTGA
- a CDS encoding DUF3817 domain-containing protein has translation MSARAKLTFFRVMAFAVGVGLLLLVAHMVLRYGFDNRLLAWWPAPHGWFYMLYLVAVALLGFELRWGMGRMVGVMLAGCVPFLSFWVEHRVQQQARAQIAAGADADRVVA, from the coding sequence ATGTCCGCCCGTGCCAAGCTCACGTTCTTCCGCGTGATGGCCTTCGCCGTCGGAGTCGGCCTGCTGCTGCTGGTCGCGCACATGGTGCTGCGCTACGGCTTCGACAACCGCCTGCTGGCCTGGTGGCCGGCGCCCCACGGGTGGTTCTACATGCTCTACCTCGTCGCGGTGGCGCTGCTCGGCTTCGAGCTGCGCTGGGGGATGGGCAGGATGGTCGGCGTCATGCTCGCCGGCTGCGTGCCCTTCCTGTCGTTCTGGGTCGAGCACCGGGTGCAGCAGCAGGCGCGGGCGCAGATCGCCGCCGGGGCCGACGCGGATAGGGTTGTCGCGTGA
- a CDS encoding SURF1 family protein, with the protein MIRTALKPGWLALLALLVVVVVSFYQLGMWQIGVSSNEASREHAQAQAARPTEPLAEVTGPQQPFPSDGAGLSVTTEGEYAAELQFLVPGRLLEGESGYWVVTPVRTQDPGEAALLPVVRGFVTDPADADEPPAGSVRVTGALAPSESPGEAGDLGRLPEGQRAAIDTADLVNAWDDPVYNAFVFLVDEEPAVTSADVRRVPPPVFGDSGIVWRNFGYGLQWFTFAGFAVYMYVRFLRQAARGERPGATPEGPQAGPPGNGGPPAGAAPHTPAGTADDRAPVPS; encoded by the coding sequence GTGATCCGCACCGCCCTCAAGCCCGGCTGGCTGGCCCTGCTGGCGCTGCTGGTCGTGGTCGTGGTGTCGTTCTACCAGCTCGGCATGTGGCAGATCGGCGTGAGCTCCAACGAGGCCTCGCGCGAGCACGCGCAGGCCCAGGCCGCCCGCCCCACCGAGCCGCTCGCCGAGGTCACCGGCCCCCAGCAGCCCTTCCCCTCCGACGGTGCCGGGCTGTCGGTCACCACCGAGGGGGAGTATGCCGCCGAGCTCCAGTTCCTCGTGCCCGGCCGGCTGCTCGAAGGGGAGTCCGGCTACTGGGTCGTGACCCCCGTGCGGACGCAGGACCCGGGCGAGGCGGCGCTGCTGCCGGTCGTGCGCGGCTTCGTGACCGACCCCGCGGACGCCGACGAGCCGCCCGCGGGCTCCGTCCGGGTGACGGGCGCCCTGGCTCCCAGCGAGTCGCCCGGGGAGGCCGGCGACCTCGGCCGGCTGCCCGAGGGGCAACGCGCGGCCATCGACACCGCCGATCTCGTCAACGCCTGGGACGACCCGGTCTACAACGCCTTCGTCTTCCTCGTCGACGAGGAGCCGGCCGTCACCTCCGCCGACGTGCGACGCGTCCCGCCGCCGGTCTTCGGCGACAGCGGGATCGTCTGGCGCAACTTCGGCTACGGCCTGCAGTGGTTCACCTTCGCCGGCTTCGCCGTCTACATGTACGTCCGCTTCTTGCGGCAGGCGGCCCGTGGCGAGCGTCCGGGCGCGACCCCCGAGGGCCCGCAGGCCGGACCGCCCGGGAATGGTGGCCCGCCCGCGGGCGCTGCACCTCATACCCCTGCCGGCACCGCGGACGACCGCGCCCCGGTGCCCTCGTAG
- a CDS encoding YncE family protein, with protein MAPGDADGRRRGPVDRWEDDDAELDVRAMRGRHREGRRGGLRVSQDPVHVRRRRAVLGGLLAFVLAVVAGVGVWIGSWGPGDGDRAAAAGTEGGQASPPAAGTGESSGDDAASRTEEASQTAEPEPEPEKDPVWQKDPVPNALPSDTTALEPVDYLTGGMTPKSIMASGHGLMIANNMMYSHSSTVFDSTTREQVAVLDDAVDLAEFGVEGHPGISQGSPVEAVWTKDGRYAYVSQYTMYGQNFGVEGFDACTRDSGVGPSFLYRFDAEEMAWDQVIKVGAVPKYLEITPDQSTILVSNWCDASISVVDVEKAEEVKVIDVNESPRGIAILPDNNTAYVVAMYAQSLFKIDIAAGTSELVMNTTLRPRHLNVTADGKTLYMTVSSANTIYKIDTATDTIVDEVSPGLEPRSVTMSPDETALYVVNYDEATVSKIRTSDMTVIDKVDVDADPIGIDYDPVTNTVWVACYNGAVYVFDDQSRLLE; from the coding sequence ATGGCGCCCGGTGACGCCGACGGGCGGCGTCGCGGTCCGGTGGACCGCTGGGAGGACGACGACGCCGAGCTCGACGTCCGCGCGATGCGCGGACGGCACCGGGAGGGCCGCCGCGGCGGCCTGCGGGTGAGCCAGGACCCCGTGCACGTGCGTCGTCGGCGTGCCGTGCTGGGCGGCCTCCTGGCCTTCGTTCTCGCCGTCGTCGCCGGCGTGGGAGTCTGGATCGGCAGCTGGGGCCCCGGTGACGGCGACCGCGCCGCCGCCGCGGGCACCGAGGGTGGGCAGGCCTCTCCGCCGGCCGCCGGCACCGGGGAGAGCTCCGGCGACGACGCCGCGTCCCGGACGGAGGAGGCGTCGCAGACCGCCGAGCCCGAGCCGGAGCCGGAGAAGGACCCCGTCTGGCAGAAGGACCCGGTCCCCAACGCGCTGCCCAGCGACACCACCGCCCTGGAGCCGGTCGACTACCTCACCGGCGGCATGACGCCGAAGTCGATCATGGCCTCCGGGCACGGCCTGATGATCGCCAACAACATGATGTACTCCCACTCCTCGACGGTCTTCGACTCGACGACGCGGGAGCAGGTCGCGGTGCTGGACGACGCCGTCGACCTGGCGGAGTTCGGCGTCGAGGGCCACCCGGGGATCTCGCAGGGCTCGCCGGTCGAGGCCGTGTGGACCAAGGACGGGCGTTACGCCTACGTCTCGCAGTACACGATGTACGGCCAGAACTTCGGCGTCGAGGGCTTCGACGCCTGCACCCGCGACAGCGGGGTCGGCCCCTCCTTCCTCTACCGCTTCGACGCCGAGGAGATGGCCTGGGACCAGGTCATCAAGGTCGGTGCCGTGCCCAAGTACCTCGAGATCACGCCCGACCAGAGCACCATCCTGGTGAGCAACTGGTGCGACGCGAGCATCTCGGTCGTCGACGTCGAGAAGGCCGAGGAGGTCAAGGTCATCGACGTCAACGAGTCGCCCCGCGGCATCGCGATCCTGCCCGACAACAACACCGCCTACGTCGTGGCGATGTACGCCCAGTCGCTGTTCAAGATCGACATCGCGGCCGGCACCAGCGAGCTCGTCATGAACACCACCCTGCGGCCCCGGCACCTCAACGTGACCGCGGACGGGAAGACCCTCTACATGACGGTCAGCTCGGCCAACACGATCTACAAGATCGACACCGCGACCGACACGATCGTCGACGAGGTCTCCCCGGGCCTGGAGCCCCGCTCGGTGACGATGTCCCCGGACGAGACGGCCCTCTACGTCGTCAACTACGACGAGGCCACCGTATCCAAGATCCGCACCTCCGACATGACGGTGATCGACAAGGTCGACGTGGACGCGGACCCGATCGGCATCGACTACGACCCGGTCACCAACACCGTGTGGGTCGCCTGCTACAACGGCGCGGTCTACGTCTTCGACGACCAGAGCCGCCTGCTGGAGTAG